The Aequorivita sublithincola DSM 14238 genome window below encodes:
- a CDS encoding alpha/beta hydrolase, with amino-acid sequence METQLIFELGCTNIRNVQIAIDNIEIDQALWIKQKNSKWEMEYSIVGKRNIIVTIIITAEQNETATLQLRRKGDRENIGTYSLNVKKDNTAETKLVIFINKPYTDPFIFKKDIEAMPSPIPYPSMAERPPSVSRQTRSQNKKSIPPEAKDDGSFDVLVFFATDRNTYLKKNKIKFGVERGALKYGTVSVSIPRNRKLGDIPRPKWWKLQFRENADKYVMILEQKIIARNKFFRSLKETIATSDEKDAFVFMHGYNVSFDEAVMRTAQIAHDVSFKGAPICYSWPSRASVDGYISDLDNVEYSHKHILQFLKDLQQETKAKKLHLIAHSMGNRALTRALVELQEENYFKEETKFTQIILAAPDIDAQIFINDIAPMLLGSTTGQVTLYVSSKDKALGFSRNLRKHLRRAGDGGENIVCAKGIETIDASQVDTNFIGHGYFAETKSLLDDITTILEKNETPDERKLKSIVKNNFTYWTF; translated from the coding sequence ATGGAAACTCAACTTATTTTTGAATTGGGCTGCACAAATATTCGGAACGTTCAAATAGCAATAGATAATATTGAAATAGACCAAGCGCTATGGATAAAGCAGAAGAACAGCAAATGGGAAATGGAATATTCTATTGTAGGAAAAAGGAATATAATTGTAACTATTATTATCACCGCTGAACAGAATGAAACCGCAACATTACAATTAAGAAGAAAAGGGGATCGTGAGAATATTGGCACATATTCTCTTAATGTAAAAAAAGACAATACGGCCGAAACAAAACTGGTTATATTTATAAATAAGCCATATACAGATCCGTTTATTTTCAAAAAAGATATTGAAGCAATGCCTTCACCAATACCGTACCCTTCTATGGCTGAGAGGCCTCCATCAGTCTCTAGGCAAACCCGTAGCCAAAATAAAAAGAGCATCCCTCCAGAAGCTAAGGATGATGGTAGTTTTGATGTTTTGGTGTTTTTTGCCACAGACCGTAATACATACTTAAAAAAGAACAAAATTAAATTTGGAGTGGAGCGTGGCGCTCTCAAATATGGCACTGTGTCGGTTAGTATTCCGAGGAATAGGAAACTAGGGGATATACCTCGTCCTAAATGGTGGAAATTGCAATTTCGCGAAAATGCTGATAAATATGTAATGATATTGGAGCAGAAAATTATAGCTAGAAATAAATTTTTCAGAAGCCTTAAGGAAACTATCGCAACTTCAGATGAAAAAGATGCTTTTGTTTTTATGCATGGCTATAACGTATCTTTTGATGAAGCCGTTATGCGTACCGCACAAATAGCCCATGATGTGAGTTTTAAAGGTGCACCTATATGCTACAGTTGGCCATCAAGAGCAAGCGTGGATGGTTATATAAGTGATTTGGACAATGTAGAATATAGTCACAAACACATTCTACAATTTTTAAAAGATTTACAGCAAGAAACAAAGGCCAAAAAACTACACTTAATTGCACATAGCATGGGCAATCGAGCATTAACAAGGGCTTTAGTTGAACTTCAAGAAGAAAATTATTTTAAAGAGGAAACTAAATTCACTCAAATTATACTTGCCGCACCAGATATAGATGCGCAGATTTTCATCAACGATATTGCTCCCATGCTTTTAGGAAGTACAACTGGTCAAGTTACACTCTATGTTTCTTCCAAAGATAAAGCTTTGGGATTTTCACGCAACTTGCGCAAGCACTTACGAAGAGCTGGTGACGGAGGAGAAAACATTGTATGTGCAAAAGGAATAGAAACCATAGACGCAAGCCAAGTAGATACTAATTTTATAGGCCATGGTTATTTTGCCGAAACTAAAAGCTTATTGGATGATATAACTACGATTCTTGAAAAGAACGAAACGCCTGACGAACGCAAATTAAAGTCAATAGTTAAAAATAATTTTACATACTGGACTTTTTAA
- a CDS encoding FKBP-type peptidyl-prolyl cis-trans isomerase, whose protein sequence is MSQVQGNETVKLHYTGKLNDGQVFDSSIQREPLEVKLGEGRLIPGFEKGLVDMKVNEKKTITIPKEEAYGEVQKELFQKIPNENLPQEIKPEVGMGLMSKNPDGSERQLRVADVKDDFIIVDANHPLAGQDLTFELELLEIK, encoded by the coding sequence ATGAGTCAAGTACAAGGAAATGAAACCGTAAAACTTCATTACACAGGAAAACTGAACGACGGACAGGTGTTCGACAGTTCAATTCAACGCGAACCACTTGAGGTAAAACTCGGTGAAGGCCGTTTAATACCTGGTTTTGAAAAAGGATTGGTGGATATGAAAGTGAATGAAAAGAAAACCATAACCATCCCTAAAGAAGAAGCTTACGGCGAAGTTCAAAAAGAGCTTTTCCAAAAAATACCTAATGAAAACCTACCACAGGAAATAAAGCCAGAAGTAGGAATGGGACTTATGTCTAAAAACCCTGATGGCTCTGAGCGCCAACTTCGTGTTGCCGATGTAAAAGATGATTTTATAATCGTAGATGCCAATCACCCACTTGCTGGTCAGGATTTAACCTTTGAATTGGAATTGCTAGAGATAAAGTAA
- a CDS encoding NAD(P)/FAD-dependent oxidoreductase, which yields MSRLVQIAVLPRQQEDLDYILEIALEKEKLRKDGISDWRIRKRSIDARRKPIKLNLQIELWLKDEKREIIPPFIPQNVSSAKEIAIIGAGPAGLYAALRAIEAGLKPIIFERGKDVRERRRDLAAINKEQIVNPESNYCFGEGGAGTYSDGKLYTRSKKRGNVLKALEWFVHFGADEDILVDAHPHIGTNKLPKIITSMRETIIENGGEVHFNTKMTDIRLRDDAIEAIQINNKEWLEFDNVILATGHSARDIFYLLHEKNIKIEAKPFAIGVRVEHQQELINYIQYHGEDDNPYLPPASYALVEQVDELGVYSFCMCPGGIIAPCATEQEEVVTNGWSPSKRNNPYANSGIVVSVEPKDLPNYKEGDPFVCLDFQKEVEKRCWEAGGKTQKVPAQRMIDFVEGKISEDFPKTSYQPGIVAADLNEVLPSLISKRLKKAFVAFGKKMNGYYTNQAVLHAPESRTSSPISIPRNPDTLEHVEVKGLYPSGEGAGYAGGIISAAIDGINCVDAIFNKR from the coding sequence ATGAGTAGATTGGTTCAAATAGCGGTTTTACCTCGGCAACAGGAAGATTTAGATTATATATTGGAGATTGCTTTGGAAAAAGAAAAACTTCGTAAAGATGGAATTAGTGATTGGAGAATCCGCAAGCGATCTATTGATGCAAGACGAAAACCGATAAAACTAAATCTTCAGATTGAATTATGGTTGAAGGATGAAAAGCGAGAAATCATTCCGCCGTTTATTCCGCAAAATGTTTCTTCTGCTAAAGAAATAGCAATCATTGGTGCGGGCCCTGCGGGCCTTTATGCTGCACTTAGAGCAATTGAAGCAGGGTTGAAACCTATCATTTTTGAACGCGGAAAAGACGTTCGCGAACGTAGAAGAGATCTTGCTGCAATAAACAAGGAACAAATTGTAAATCCAGAAAGCAATTATTGTTTTGGCGAAGGCGGTGCAGGAACCTATTCCGACGGAAAACTTTATACGCGTTCAAAAAAGCGTGGCAACGTGCTTAAAGCTTTGGAATGGTTTGTTCACTTTGGCGCAGATGAAGATATATTAGTAGATGCGCATCCGCACATTGGTACAAATAAACTTCCTAAAATTATTACTTCAATGCGAGAAACAATTATTGAAAATGGAGGGGAAGTGCATTTCAATACGAAAATGACAGATATAAGGTTGAGAGATGATGCTATTGAAGCCATTCAAATAAATAATAAAGAATGGCTTGAGTTTGATAATGTAATCCTTGCTACGGGTCATTCGGCGCGTGATATTTTCTATTTACTTCACGAAAAAAACATTAAAATTGAAGCCAAACCTTTCGCTATCGGCGTTAGGGTGGAGCATCAGCAGGAACTTATAAACTATATTCAATATCATGGGGAAGATGACAATCCATATCTCCCACCAGCAAGTTATGCTTTGGTAGAACAGGTTGATGAACTTGGAGTTTATTCATTTTGTATGTGTCCCGGCGGAATTATTGCGCCTTGCGCCACGGAACAGGAAGAGGTGGTCACCAACGGTTGGAGTCCTAGTAAACGCAACAATCCGTATGCAAACTCAGGAATTGTAGTAAGCGTAGAACCGAAAGATTTGCCGAATTATAAGGAAGGAGATCCGTTTGTGTGTCTCGATTTTCAAAAAGAAGTTGAAAAACGTTGTTGGGAAGCAGGAGGGAAGACTCAAAAAGTTCCTGCCCAAAGAATGATTGATTTTGTGGAAGGAAAAATTTCAGAAGATTTTCCGAAGACATCTTACCAACCTGGAATTGTTGCCGCAGATTTGAATGAAGTGCTTCCTTCACTTATTTCAAAACGTTTAAAGAAAGCATTCGTAGCTTTTGGAAAAAAGATGAATGGATATTATACAAATCAAGCCGTGCTACACGCGCCAGAGAGTCGGACTTCTTCACCTATAAGTATTCCAAGAAATCCTGACACTTTGGAACACGTTGAAGTAAAAGGGCTATACCCTTCTGGCGAAGGTGCTGGGTATGCGGGAGGTATTATTTCTGCGGCCATTGATGGGATTAATTGTGTGGATGCTATTTTTAATAAAAGGTGA
- a CDS encoding CHAT domain-containing protein yields MTTSILNSIIEEPQFGEHSVLEAIVKYPQLLNSDNWQIMDDWRHQQQGEYYNRALFLLKLVSKVSKIQDQIEDENLLLKTEREDSLIHIKTANAFLNADQTPSAIEEYLKAMQVAIKNKDHKIVRNLLLQLINLIPEFDLKSAHAILSKLSGNAFVLEAFRSSVLNELQHQLYNGILRIYMDNQPVNSEALLLLLQHLKGFAYGAMLKLPTELPNPDCLGVELLKKIQVVESQQEISQQEGVIPAIDEEMLMSAYLGEKEKQEENSLETKIKNLQIDFDRWLKNYMLKDIEHGDYPLLFLKDVQDAIGKDTVLCIQFMAGDAFGKAANYFLLITKEDVKANYAVDENMPAGNVEISSEGITTNTSVLAFNVPDVRKEIQDTPYGYENCTTKGLELLATDSEMLLGPITPYLEAYKLAGKTHLMMQPHGAYHYYPFHLLPYKDGLLCDEWLVTSLPNLHLLTLKQNYATPDIQFVEMASFGLGYAKASKLNIPKLANAIAEAKKVAKIFKNKALTDKNGDATEANFIEAFTVAKRIHLCAHGKMNVTAPAFQNVLLISSKHNGDGLPAWQLMDLNAENVDLLTLSVCETALGRFDVMDNLQGIPAAFLKAGVATIIGSLWEAETMSCETFFVSFYTAIKEGKSKKESFQIAQRHTRKNHPEYRDWGNFFYLGAVD; encoded by the coding sequence TTGACAACGTCCATACTCAATAGCATAATTGAAGAACCCCAATTCGGAGAACATTCGGTATTGGAAGCTATTGTTAAATATCCACAATTGTTAAACTCAGACAATTGGCAGATTATGGATGATTGGAGACATCAACAGCAGGGGGAGTATTATAATCGTGCTCTTTTTTTACTGAAATTAGTATCAAAAGTATCAAAGATTCAAGATCAAATTGAAGACGAAAACTTATTGTTGAAGACAGAACGAGAGGATAGCCTAATTCATATTAAAACGGCGAATGCTTTTTTGAATGCAGACCAAACGCCAAGTGCTATAGAAGAATACCTTAAAGCAATGCAAGTTGCTATTAAAAATAAGGATCACAAAATTGTAAGGAATTTATTGCTACAACTTATAAACCTAATTCCCGAGTTTGATTTAAAAAGTGCACACGCTATACTTTCTAAACTTTCTGGCAATGCTTTTGTTTTAGAAGCCTTCCGCAGTTCTGTTTTAAATGAATTACAACATCAATTATATAATGGAATTCTTCGTATTTATATGGACAATCAGCCTGTTAATAGTGAAGCGCTTCTGCTTTTATTGCAGCATTTAAAGGGATTTGCTTATGGTGCGATGTTGAAACTTCCCACGGAATTACCAAATCCCGATTGTTTGGGAGTAGAACTGCTTAAGAAAATTCAAGTTGTTGAAAGTCAACAAGAAATCTCACAACAAGAAGGAGTAATTCCTGCAATTGACGAAGAAATGTTGATGTCCGCCTACCTAGGTGAAAAAGAAAAGCAGGAGGAAAATAGTCTTGAAACTAAAATTAAAAACCTTCAAATTGATTTTGATCGTTGGCTAAAGAACTATATGCTGAAAGATATTGAGCATGGTGATTATCCGTTGCTTTTTTTAAAAGATGTACAAGATGCCATTGGTAAGGACACGGTGCTTTGCATTCAGTTTATGGCAGGAGATGCTTTTGGAAAAGCAGCAAATTATTTTTTATTAATTACTAAAGAAGATGTAAAAGCAAATTATGCCGTAGACGAAAATATGCCTGCTGGGAATGTGGAAATTTCTAGTGAAGGAATAACAACAAATACTTCTGTACTTGCCTTTAACGTGCCTGATGTGCGAAAAGAAATTCAAGATACACCTTATGGCTATGAAAACTGTACCACAAAAGGTTTAGAACTGCTTGCCACAGATTCCGAAATGTTGTTAGGACCAATCACTCCATATTTGGAAGCCTATAAATTGGCTGGAAAAACTCACCTTATGATGCAGCCACATGGGGCGTATCATTATTATCCATTTCACCTTTTGCCTTATAAAGACGGTTTACTTTGCGATGAATGGTTAGTAACGAGCTTACCGAACTTACATTTATTAACATTAAAACAAAACTACGCAACTCCAGACATACAATTTGTTGAAATGGCATCCTTTGGTCTTGGTTATGCTAAAGCCTCAAAATTAAATATTCCAAAGCTTGCCAATGCTATTGCAGAAGCCAAAAAAGTTGCTAAAATATTTAAAAATAAGGCGCTTACAGATAAAAATGGCGATGCAACCGAAGCTAACTTTATAGAAGCTTTTACTGTTGCAAAACGAATACATTTATGTGCCCATGGTAAAATGAATGTAACGGCACCCGCATTTCAAAATGTACTTTTAATATCTTCAAAACATAATGGAGATGGGCTTCCCGCGTGGCAATTGATGGATCTGAATGCTGAAAATGTAGATTTGTTAACCTTAAGTGTTTGCGAAACAGCCTTGGGTAGGTTTGATGTTATGGATAATCTTCAGGGTATACCCGCAGCTTTCCTAAAGGCAGGTGTAGCTACTATAATCGGTAGTTTATGGGAAGCTGAAACTATGTCTTGCGAAACTTTTTTTGTTAGTTTTTATACAGCAATTAAAGAAGGAAAAAGTAAAAAGGAATCGTTTCAAATAGCACAGCGACATACCAGAAAAAATCATCCAGAGTATCGTGATTGGGGAAATTTCTTCTACCTAGGAGCGGTTGATTGA